In Lentilitoribacter sp. Alg239-R112, the following proteins share a genomic window:
- a CDS encoding protein-L-isoaspartate O-methyltransferase: MDFAAIRQQMVDNQVRTTDVTEHRLLDALLSVPREDFVPEDKKVLAYIDADIELSTEGRYVLEPSPLAKLIQAAEVRASEKVLEVGAGSGYVSAVLSHLADEVIALEVDSDLVMQAKDNLTAGGYNNVSVVSGDLAAGHKSNAPYDLIFVNGALGVEPVQLFTQMAEGGRMITVIGSGGAAQALLYVKENNQISSRKLFNISIPALPGFEKAAEFVF, translated from the coding sequence ATTGATTTTGCAGCAATTCGCCAACAGATGGTTGATAATCAGGTTCGAACAACAGATGTGACAGAACATCGGTTGCTGGATGCTTTATTAAGTGTTCCTCGAGAAGACTTCGTACCGGAAGATAAGAAAGTACTTGCATATATTGATGCAGATATCGAACTTTCTACAGAAGGGCGGTATGTTCTTGAGCCCTCACCATTGGCAAAGCTTATTCAAGCTGCCGAAGTTCGAGCAAGTGAAAAAGTGTTAGAAGTTGGCGCTGGTTCCGGGTATGTCTCTGCTGTGTTATCTCATCTTGCAGATGAGGTTATTGCTTTGGAAGTTGATTCTGATTTGGTGATGCAGGCGAAAGATAACCTCACTGCTGGTGGCTATAATAATGTGTCTGTTGTTTCCGGCGATTTGGCTGCCGGACATAAGTCAAATGCGCCTTATGATCTGATCTTTGTAAATGGAGCTTTGGGTGTTGAGCCTGTGCAACTGTTTACTCAAATGGCCGAAGGTGGTCGGATGATTACGGTTATCGGATCTGGTGGAGCAGCGCAGGCGCTTTTATATGTGAAGGAAAACAATCAGATTTCCTCACGAAAACTGTTTAATATTTCAATACCTGCTTTGCCGGGTTTTGAAAAAGCAGCTGAATTTGTTTTTTAG
- a CDS encoding cyclopropane-fatty-acyl-phospholipid synthase family protein: protein MSTMATDQGTQKTANYLSSENVSTFVKGLPARAQIALRSLVKLQYGILNLQIPDGRRVTIKGRNAGPEGTLILHNWNLIHKALTNATIGVGESYIDGDWESPDAGAALSVLAMNQGVDDTIARHARGLLRFFERLRHSWRSNTKTQARKNISAHYDLGNDFYAQWLDETMTYSSALYEDGANDLATAQKAKYKALAEATGIQPGDRILEIGCGWGGFAEYAAKELDCHVTGLSLSQEQLKYARERLDKLGLSHKVDFKYQDYRDETEKYDRVISIEMFEAVGEKYWRTYFDKVKDCLKPGGKAGLQIITINPRNYKHYKNNPDFIQKYIFPGGMLPADDAIEELGAVSGLSTKSNRAFGLDYAKTLAEWRKHFWDKWESIKPLGFDNRFKKLWEFYLYYCEAGFRAGTINVRQIVYSND, encoded by the coding sequence ATGTCAACTATGGCAACCGACCAAGGTACACAAAAAACGGCAAATTACCTTTCGTCTGAAAATGTTTCTACCTTCGTGAAAGGCTTACCTGCAAGAGCACAAATTGCCCTGCGTTCATTGGTCAAACTGCAATATGGTATTCTGAATTTGCAAATTCCCGATGGTCGTCGAGTGACTATAAAGGGTAGAAATGCAGGACCGGAAGGCACACTCATTCTACATAATTGGAATTTGATACATAAGGCACTTACTAATGCGACCATTGGTGTCGGAGAATCCTATATTGATGGCGATTGGGAAAGTCCTGATGCAGGCGCTGCTTTATCAGTACTGGCGATGAACCAAGGTGTTGATGATACAATTGCCCGGCATGCTCGAGGTCTGCTTCGATTTTTTGAACGTTTGCGCCACTCTTGGAGATCCAATACCAAGACGCAAGCTCGAAAGAACATCTCTGCGCATTATGATTTGGGAAATGATTTTTATGCGCAGTGGCTTGATGAAACAATGACCTATTCATCTGCACTTTATGAAGACGGCGCTAATGATTTAGCAACTGCGCAAAAAGCTAAGTATAAAGCACTCGCAGAAGCCACCGGCATTCAACCAGGTGATCGCATCCTTGAGATCGGCTGTGGCTGGGGTGGATTTGCAGAATATGCAGCTAAAGAACTTGATTGTCACGTAACTGGCCTATCACTCAGCCAGGAACAATTGAAATATGCCCGTGAAAGACTAGATAAGCTTGGCCTTTCTCACAAAGTAGACTTTAAGTACCAGGATTATCGCGATGAAACCGAAAAATATGATCGTGTCATTTCAATTGAGATGTTTGAAGCCGTTGGTGAGAAATATTGGCGTACATATTTTGATAAAGTCAAAGACTGCCTAAAACCCGGCGGGAAAGCAGGTTTGCAAATCATCACCATAAACCCAAGAAATTACAAACACTACAAAAACAATCCCGACTTCATTCAAAAATACATTTTCCCCGGCGGAATGCTACCTGCCGACGATGCCATCGAAGAATTGGGCGCTGTTTCCGGTTTATCCACAAAATCGAATAGAGCATTTGGTCTTGATTATGCTAAAACATTGGCAGAATGGCGCAAACATTTCTGGGATAAGTGGGAATCTATAAAACCATTGGGATTTGATAATCGCTTTAAGAAGCTATGGGAGTTTTACCTCTATTATTGTGAAGCAGGTTTTCGAGCAGGTACGATCAATGTACGCCAAATTGTTTATTCAAACGACTAG
- a CDS encoding helix-turn-helix transcriptional regulator produces the protein MTLLADRLIDARKEAGFKTARAAADALSIGYSTYASHENGSRKPKAEEIAQYARRFSVSLEWLLHGKNTGKETIVKNDYVPILEIDILMLSIEAHRNELQERDLQLDIENEAKNIAYHYSKIADQKLKS, from the coding sequence GTGACGCTACTTGCTGATAGATTAATCGATGCGCGTAAAGAAGCCGGCTTCAAAACAGCTCGAGCGGCGGCAGACGCGTTGTCAATTGGATACTCTACATATGCGTCACACGAAAATGGATCTCGGAAGCCAAAAGCGGAAGAAATTGCACAATACGCTCGTAGGTTTAGCGTATCCTTAGAATGGCTTCTTCACGGCAAGAATACTGGCAAAGAAACTATAGTCAAAAATGACTATGTTCCTATACTCGAAATTGATATTTTGATGCTATCGATCGAAGCTCATAGAAACGAACTGCAAGAAAGAGATTTGCAACTTGATATAGAGAATGAAGCTAAAAATATTGCATATCATTATTCTAAAATAGCAGATCAAAAGTTGAAATCATGA
- a CDS encoding DUF1365 domain-containing protein produces MFEIDRDINESAAWLYHGKVMHARLSPRQHRFQYSVYSLLIDIDQLDQASKLSSIFSINRFNLVSFYPSDHMVKGCTGTLRQHVEACLNEESIRWTPSRILLACYPRILGRVFNPLSVFYIYKENQKIGAMIYEVRNTFGEKHLYVLEINSNDTTNNHIRQQVDKNFYVSPFMQMDMRYFFIMSEPYKKMSWRIIEKQQDIPILSATYLGTQTHLSTANLARFFLQIPLLTWKILGGIHFEALKLWLKGLKYVPRKSHEKSTS; encoded by the coding sequence ATGTTTGAGATAGATAGAGATATAAACGAAAGCGCAGCGTGGCTTTACCACGGCAAAGTTATGCACGCGCGTCTTTCACCAAGACAACATCGTTTTCAGTACTCTGTTTACTCCCTGTTGATTGATATCGACCAACTTGATCAGGCTTCCAAACTGTCATCAATATTTTCAATTAACCGCTTCAACTTAGTTTCATTTTACCCCTCAGACCATATGGTAAAGGGATGCACAGGAACGCTTCGACAACACGTCGAAGCCTGCCTAAACGAAGAAAGCATTCGTTGGACACCATCAAGAATTCTTCTTGCTTGCTATCCACGCATACTAGGACGTGTATTTAATCCGCTTTCCGTATTTTATATCTATAAGGAAAACCAAAAAATTGGTGCGATGATCTATGAAGTGCGCAATACATTCGGGGAGAAACACCTATATGTACTAGAAATCAACTCGAACGACACGACAAATAATCATATCCGCCAACAGGTGGACAAGAATTTTTATGTCTCACCATTCATGCAAATGGACATGCGTTATTTCTTTATTATGTCAGAACCTTATAAAAAAATGAGCTGGCGGATTATAGAGAAACAACAAGATATCCCGATATTGTCGGCAACATATTTGGGTACACAAACACACCTCTCAACAGCAAATCTCGCAAGATTTTTCTTGCAAATACCACTTTTAACGTGGAAAATCCTTGGTGGAATACATTTTGAAGCACTTAAGCTTTGGCTTAAGGGATTAAAATATGTGCCGCGCAAGAGCCACGAGAAAAGCACATCTTAA
- a CDS encoding FAD-dependent oxidoreductase: MNLHMSNPPQDPKMGQKIAVIGSGISGSGAAWILDKSYDVTLYEQNNIAGGHTATVDIDYDGTPISVDTGFIVYNEANYPHLTALFDHLGIKTQESNMSFAVSRNKGEFEWGAHKWSMLLAQKRNIFRWEFLTMLREIMRFNGLCRQDRDDGHLKDRSIGEYLAWRGYSKSFQNNYLVPVAAAIWSSSAQKMLEFPATNFINFFENHRLVHRHGQDWRTVTGGSRNYLNKLHGQMKGRIKIGCGVQSVVRENGKSVITDSKGNVETYDHVIFACHTDQMLAILQNPTQDERSIAAAIPYSPNKVYLHRDINLMPKRNAVWGAWNYLFSTSDSIDADVSVSYWMNRLQNIDHSKPLFVSLNPKTAPKPDLTFKEFTYDHPQFGTNTREAHKILGEIQGQNNTWYAGAWTGNGFHEDGLRSAVNVANLLGAYAPWQKQEQARGVTQRADA, translated from the coding sequence ATGAATCTGCATATGTCGAACCCGCCCCAAGATCCAAAAATGGGGCAAAAAATTGCTGTTATAGGTTCAGGCATATCCGGTAGCGGGGCTGCATGGATTTTGGATAAATCATATGATGTGACGCTATATGAGCAAAATAATATCGCAGGTGGGCATACGGCAACAGTAGACATTGATTATGACGGCACGCCGATTTCAGTCGATACTGGTTTTATAGTCTATAACGAAGCAAACTACCCTCACCTTACTGCCCTCTTTGATCATCTGGGTATAAAAACCCAAGAAAGTAATATGAGTTTTGCAGTTTCTCGCAACAAGGGTGAATTTGAATGGGGTGCCCACAAATGGAGCATGTTACTTGCACAAAAGCGAAACATCTTCCGTTGGGAATTTTTAACAATGCTTCGCGAAATTATGCGCTTTAATGGCCTTTGTCGCCAAGATCGAGACGATGGACACCTCAAAGATAGATCAATTGGTGAATATCTGGCTTGGCGAGGTTACTCTAAGAGTTTTCAAAATAACTATTTGGTTCCAGTAGCAGCGGCAATATGGTCATCATCTGCACAGAAAATGCTTGAGTTTCCAGCAACTAATTTTATCAACTTCTTTGAAAACCATCGCCTTGTTCACCGCCATGGCCAGGATTGGCGCACCGTAACAGGCGGTAGTCGCAACTACCTCAACAAACTTCATGGTCAAATGAAGGGCCGGATTAAGATTGGTTGTGGCGTTCAAAGTGTAGTGCGAGAAAATGGAAAATCAGTAATTACAGATAGCAAGGGCAATGTAGAAACATATGACCATGTTATTTTCGCATGTCATACAGATCAAATGCTGGCCATTCTTCAAAACCCGACACAAGACGAACGAAGCATCGCAGCAGCAATCCCCTACTCGCCAAACAAAGTTTACCTGCACAGGGATATAAACTTGATGCCAAAGCGCAATGCAGTTTGGGGCGCTTGGAACTATTTATTCTCCACATCAGATTCAATTGATGCGGATGTATCTGTTTCCTACTGGATGAATCGGTTGCAAAATATTGATCACAGCAAACCTCTTTTTGTAAGCTTAAACCCGAAAACAGCACCAAAACCAGATCTGACATTTAAAGAATTCACATACGATCACCCTCAATTTGGCACAAATACTCGTGAAGCACATAAGATTTTGGGTGAAATTCAGGGTCAAAATAATACGTGGTATGCTGGTGCTTGGACGGGTAATGGATTTCACGAAGATGGTTTGCGAAGCGCTGTTAATGTTGCCAATCTTTTAGGTGCATATGCGCCTTGGCAAAAACAAGAGCAGGCACGCGGCGTCACCCAAAGGGCAGATGCGTAA
- a CDS encoding deoxyribodipyrimidine photo-lyase: MSETSATAVMWFRNDLRTHDNAALFAACRHKNIIPIYILDEHTGRALGLAKKWWLHHALNKLNENIERLGGKLILRKGDEANILKQLIKKTNAGSIYWNRRYEPDCIKRDIALKSNFVNEGIDVKSFSGHLLHEPTQLQTRSGTPFRVFTPFWKALDIEVTDALPIPQPDTLPQQNHDIESDKLTEWNLCPANPNWASGFAEFATPGENAAQKTLQRFLAGQISDYKESRNFPALSGTSSLSPYLTFGEISPRQIWCESLTKDGGQAFRRQLGWRDFSYHLLFHNPNLSDANFNSKFDNFDWSDNSDGLECWKKGLTGYPIVDAGMRELWQTGYMHNRVRMIVASFLTKHLLIDWRIGEQWFWDTLLDADPANNAASWQWVAGSGADASPYYRIFNPIIQGKKFDSDGIYVRRHLPELRNLNNKFIHTPWEASDAELESASITLGKDYPHPIVEHSLARNRALSAYQRMKEAA, from the coding sequence ATGAGTGAGACAAGCGCCACAGCGGTCATGTGGTTTCGAAATGATCTTCGCACACATGATAATGCAGCACTTTTTGCTGCATGCCGCCACAAGAATATCATCCCCATCTATATACTTGATGAACATACTGGACGAGCGTTAGGTCTCGCCAAAAAATGGTGGCTACATCACGCACTCAACAAACTCAATGAGAATATAGAGCGATTAGGTGGGAAGCTAATCCTTCGCAAAGGTGACGAAGCAAACATATTAAAACAACTAATAAAGAAAACTAATGCTGGCAGTATATACTGGAACAGGCGCTACGAACCCGATTGCATTAAAAGAGATATCGCACTCAAATCTAATTTCGTAAACGAAGGCATCGACGTAAAGAGCTTCTCAGGCCATCTTTTGCATGAACCAACACAGTTGCAAACAAGATCAGGAACTCCCTTTCGCGTTTTTACACCCTTTTGGAAGGCACTTGATATCGAAGTGACAGACGCGCTCCCCATACCGCAGCCTGATACATTACCTCAGCAAAACCATGATATTGAGAGCGATAAGCTTACAGAATGGAACTTGTGTCCAGCAAATCCAAATTGGGCCTCAGGCTTTGCAGAATTTGCAACACCTGGTGAAAATGCCGCACAGAAAACTCTGCAACGATTTTTGGCTGGGCAAATATCAGACTATAAGGAGAGTCGCAACTTTCCCGCTCTTAGCGGTACGTCTTCGCTATCACCTTACCTGACATTTGGTGAAATTTCCCCCAGACAAATCTGGTGTGAAAGTCTTACTAAGGATGGCGGGCAGGCATTTCGGCGGCAGCTCGGGTGGAGAGATTTTTCCTATCACCTGCTTTTTCATAACCCAAACCTTAGTGATGCTAATTTCAACTCTAAATTTGATAATTTTGATTGGTCTGATAATTCAGATGGGCTTGAGTGTTGGAAGAAAGGGCTTACTGGCTATCCAATTGTTGATGCAGGTATGCGTGAACTTTGGCAGACGGGCTACATGCACAACAGAGTGCGGATGATTGTAGCCTCGTTCCTGACCAAGCATCTTTTGATTGACTGGCGAATTGGTGAACAATGGTTCTGGGATACGCTTCTTGACGCCGACCCAGCCAACAACGCTGCCAGCTGGCAATGGGTTGCAGGTTCTGGTGCCGATGCAAGCCCCTACTATCGAATTTTTAATCCAATTATTCAGGGAAAAAAATTTGATTCAGACGGTATTTATGTTCGAAGACATCTACCTGAATTGAGAAATCTAAACAACAAATTCATTCATACGCCATGGGAAGCATCAGATGCTGAGTTAGAATCCGCATCCATCACCCTTGGCAAAGACTACCCACATCCAATTGTTGAACATAGTTTAGCGAGAAATAGAGCACTAAGCGCTTATCAGCGCATGAAGGAAGCTGCATGA
- a CDS encoding cysteine synthase A, with the protein MSTSENILNLIGNTPLVRLKKASEETGCTILGKAEFLNPGQSVKDRAALSMIRNAEKSGKLKPGGTIVEGTAGNTGIGIAMIARVLGYRALIVIPETQSQEKKDALQLMGAELVEVPAAPYKNPNNYVHVSSRIAEQLAKTDPNGAVWAQQFDNVANRQAHIDTTGPEIWRDLDGKIDGFVCACGSGGTLAGTSIALKERSNDIKSAIVDPDGAALFSYYTQGELKSSGGSISEGIGQGRITANLEGYKPDMAYNVSDKEALPIIFDLAQNEGLCMGLSTGINIAGAIRMAKEMGPGHTIVTILCDYGNRYQSKLYNPEFLRSKDLPVPAWLEKKVDIEIPFITES; encoded by the coding sequence ATGAGCACCTCAGAAAATATACTAAACTTGATTGGAAATACACCGCTGGTAAGGCTGAAAAAAGCGAGTGAAGAAACAGGTTGCACAATCTTGGGGAAAGCCGAATTTTTAAACCCAGGCCAATCGGTAAAAGATAGAGCCGCACTTTCTATGATAAGAAACGCGGAGAAAAGCGGGAAACTAAAACCCGGAGGTACAATTGTCGAAGGTACAGCAGGAAATACCGGCATCGGAATAGCAATGATCGCGCGAGTTCTAGGATACCGCGCATTGATCGTAATTCCAGAAACGCAATCTCAAGAAAAAAAAGACGCTTTGCAATTAATGGGGGCGGAATTGGTTGAGGTTCCTGCTGCGCCATACAAAAATCCAAACAACTATGTGCACGTATCAAGCAGAATTGCAGAGCAATTGGCAAAAACAGACCCTAATGGCGCTGTTTGGGCCCAACAATTTGACAATGTTGCAAATCGGCAAGCCCATATTGATACAACAGGGCCTGAAATATGGCGCGACCTCGATGGAAAAATTGATGGGTTTGTCTGTGCTTGCGGCTCTGGTGGTACATTAGCTGGCACTAGCATAGCGCTAAAAGAACGCAGCAACGATATTAAATCCGCAATTGTCGATCCCGACGGTGCAGCGCTTTTCAGCTACTACACTCAAGGGGAATTGAAATCTTCTGGCGGTTCAATCTCCGAAGGTATCGGTCAAGGTCGAATTACAGCTAATCTGGAAGGCTACAAGCCTGATATGGCTTATAATGTTTCCGATAAGGAAGCTCTTCCAATTATTTTTGATCTCGCACAAAATGAGGGACTTTGCATGGGCCTCTCAACTGGTATCAACATTGCGGGTGCTATTCGCATGGCGAAAGAAATGGGCCCCGGCCATACGATTGTTACAATCCTGTGTGATTATGGAAATCGATATCAGTCCAAGCTTTATAATCCGGAATTTTTGCGTTCAAAAGACTTACCAGTTCCGGCATGGTTAGAAAAGAAAGTTGATATCGAAATCCCCTTCATTACAGAAAGCTGA
- a CDS encoding ChrR family anti-sigma-E factor, with translation MSLSQIDAIDTLLGQYASGGLSKPASILVEAHLELKSENRRFVRDLETVAGGALEQLQPTDLLAPSDTLAAIFASSGDDIVDNENIIQSGSNSTQLPSSLRRFVGYDVDDIPWRSKLPGFKEYDLGEVDGCHVNMFWIRPGRTVPAHTHKGCELSIVLDGAFTDQRGRFGKGDISIADASVDHRPKAGSDRPCIGFAVLEDGVKLTGSWGQLVGDLIG, from the coding sequence ATGAGCCTAAGTCAAATTGATGCGATAGATACGTTGTTGGGGCAATACGCTTCTGGCGGTTTGTCAAAGCCTGCAAGTATATTAGTTGAAGCTCACCTTGAGTTGAAATCTGAAAATCGGAGATTTGTACGGGATTTGGAAACTGTGGCTGGTGGCGCCCTTGAGCAGTTGCAGCCAACAGATTTATTGGCGCCCTCCGATACATTAGCTGCCATATTTGCTTCATCTGGAGACGATATTGTCGATAATGAAAACATCATTCAATCCGGTAGTAATTCTACTCAATTACCGAGTTCTTTGCGCCGTTTTGTTGGTTATGATGTAGATGATATTCCTTGGCGCAGTAAGTTGCCTGGTTTCAAAGAATATGACCTTGGTGAAGTGGATGGGTGTCACGTAAATATGTTTTGGATCCGGCCCGGGCGTACTGTGCCGGCACATACCCACAAAGGGTGCGAGCTTTCCATTGTGCTTGATGGTGCATTTACCGACCAGCGCGGGCGTTTTGGCAAGGGTGATATCTCAATTGCTGATGCAAGTGTTGACCACAGACCAAAAGCAGGCTCAGATCGCCCTTGTATTGGGTTTGCTGTGCTTGAAGATGGTGTGAAATTGACAGGTTCATGGGGCCAACTCGTGGGCGATTTAATCGGATAG
- a CDS encoding SDR family NAD(P)-dependent oxidoreductase, whose protein sequence is MSIYNASPSDGVAWVTGASSGIGRSVALQLCSEGYNVVATARSVDKLEALKNEASNLRGEIIARAGDVTDAASMNDIVGSITNEHGAISLVILNAGVYIPVSGNSLKIEDFQSTFSVNLYGVVNGMVPAIEAMKTQGWGQVAIVSSVTGYGGLPTSAAYGATKAAVINMAESLKFDLDKLNIRIQVINPGFVKTAATDQNDFKMPAIIPAEEAAKRISEGLKKDCFEITFPKRFTYVLKFLNLLPYKLYFALVGRTSK, encoded by the coding sequence ATGTCTATCTACAATGCTTCACCGTCAGACGGCGTTGCTTGGGTAACTGGTGCGAGTTCAGGTATTGGCCGCTCTGTTGCACTCCAACTTTGTTCCGAAGGTTACAATGTTGTTGCAACCGCACGTTCTGTTGATAAGCTTGAAGCACTAAAAAATGAGGCATCAAACCTTCGCGGCGAAATTATCGCGCGCGCAGGTGATGTAACAGACGCTGCTTCCATGAACGACATTGTTGGCAGTATTACCAACGAGCATGGGGCTATTTCGCTCGTTATATTAAACGCAGGTGTCTATATTCCGGTGAGTGGTAACAGTCTTAAAATTGAAGATTTTCAGAGTACGTTTTCTGTGAATCTCTATGGTGTTGTGAATGGTATGGTTCCAGCCATTGAGGCTATGAAAACTCAGGGATGGGGGCAGGTCGCAATTGTCTCATCGGTAACAGGTTATGGCGGTCTGCCAACAAGCGCGGCATATGGTGCAACAAAGGCTGCTGTTATCAATATGGCTGAAAGCCTAAAATTTGATTTGGACAAATTGAATATCCGAATTCAAGTTATCAATCCAGGCTTTGTTAAGACCGCTGCAACTGATCAGAATGATTTTAAAATGCCCGCGATTATACCCGCAGAAGAAGCAGCAAAACGCATCTCTGAAGGTTTGAAAAAAGACTGTTTCGAGATCACATTCCCCAAACGTTTTACCTATGTGCTTAAGTTTTTGAACCTGCTGCCGTACAAGCTATATTTTGCACTGGTTGGCAGGACGTCAAAATAA